A stretch of DNA from Bacteroidales bacterium:
CATACCAAAAAAAAAACCAAAATTAGTTATTAATTCTCTTTTTGTGCCTTTTACATTACCTTATCCTAAACCTTTTGGTTTGGAGTTAAGTGAAAGTGTTTCAATATTTGATACTTCATCACAGAAATTTATAAATGATGCAACTGTAATTATTTCATCAGAAAATCAGGTAATTGATACTATGAAATTTATTGATTCTTTAAATTATTACGCAACTGATTTTTTTCCTGAAATCGATAAAAACTATCAGTTAAAAGTAAGCAAAGAAGGGTTTGAAACTGTTTTTGCAAACGATATTGTTCCAAATAAAATAAATATAATTGATTATAAAGTTTTACCTATTGCAGGAATTAATGATTGCGGAGATATTTTTTCTGAAATAACAATAACATTTGAAGACCCTATTAATGAAAAAAATTATTATGAAATAATAGTTACAGGTGCTGATGATAATAATATAGAACATATCTTTTCGAATGATAATATTATTACTTCTGAAAGTTACTATCCTTCATTACTTTCTTTTGAAGCAAAAGACCCTGAGTGTCTTCTTTTTAACGATAATAATATTAATGGTAAAAAACATGAATTAAAAATATATTATTGGGCACCAATGTTTACTGATAAAGACGGTGTTAATTGTCATATAATAAAATTAAAATTTAATTCTGTTTCGCAAAATTATTATAAATATAAAACATCATTATTACAACATTTATATAACCAGCAATGGGATATATTATACGGACTTGGCGAGCCTGTAAATGTATTTTCAAATATAAATAACGGATACGGCATATTTGCCGGTTATCAAACGGATATAGAAACTATATTAATAGAAAAAACAGAAATTGAATAAACAAAATGAAAGGCTTAGTTATAATTGTAGTTTTTATAATTAGTATAAATATTTGTTTTGCACAGAAACACTATATTATTAGTGGATATGTTTACGATGAAAACAGTAATGAGGTATTAATAGGGGCAAATATTATTGACATAAAAACACATAAAGGAACTGTTAGTAACAGATATGGTTTTTATAGTGTTACATTACCAATTAAAGACACTATTAGTTTAATGGTATCTTTTATAGGTTATAAAGCTAAAAATATAAATATTACTCCTAATTCCAACAAAAAAATTGACATTTTTTTACAATCTGGTATAGAAATAAATGAAGTTAAAGTAATTGGGCATAAAACAAATAGAATTGTTGAAAGAAATGAAACAAGTGTTATAAGATTACAAATGAAAGAAACAAAATCTTTACCAAATCTTTTTGGTGAAGCTGATATAATGAAAACCTTACAATTAATGCCGGGTGTTCAGTCGGGAGGTGAAGCAAAAAGCAGTTTATATGTAAGAGGAGGAAGCCCTGACCAAAATCTGATTTTATTAGATGATGTTCCGTTATATTATGTAAGCCATTTTGGAGGAATGTTTTCAATATTTAATGCTGATGCAATTAATGATGTTAAACTAATAAAAGGAGGATTTCCTGCCAGATATGGCAGCAGACTTTCTTCTGTGCTGGATATTAGAATGAAAGAAGGGAATAAACAAAAATTTTGTACACAGGGAACAATTGGATTGTTATCTTCAAAAATATCTACTGAAGGCCCAATAACAAAAAACGAAACATCATTTATTATTTCGGCAAGAAAAAATATTATACCTGTTTTTTATTTTTTTGATATGGGGATA
This window harbors:
- a CDS encoding DUF4249 domain-containing protein — encoded protein: MFKKTIHLILLTFIFISCTKEIEIEINIPKKKPKLVINSLFVPFTLPYPKPFGLELSESVSIFDTSSQKFINDATVIISSENQVIDTMKFIDSLNYYATDFFPEIDKNYQLKVSKEGFETVFANDIVPNKINIIDYKVLPIAGINDCGDIFSEITITFEDPINEKNYYEIIVTGADDNNIEHIFSNDNIITSESYYPSLLSFEAKDPECLLFNDNNINGKKHELKIYYWAPMFTDKDGVNCHIIKLKFNSVSQNYYKYKTSLLQHLYNQQWDILYGLGEPVNVFSNINNGYGIFAGYQTDIETILIEKTEIE